The genome window GGTACCGCGCCGGGAACAGTGAGTCATACCCGTCCACGCACCGCAGCCCATACACCGTCGCCGCATTGGGCGGCAGAATCACGTTGGCCGGGACCTTCGTCAGCCCCCAGGCCTGGCGGTCGTTGATCGCAACATAGCGGTCGGAGCCGAGGTGCTGGCGCAACTGCCCGATCAGCTCCGTCTCAGGGTACACGTCCTCCGCCCGCGCGCGCGGGTTGAAGTGGTAAGCCCACGGCAGCACCTGCACGAGCAGCAGCGCCAGCGCCACCACCGCAACAGCAGTGGAGAGCCGTCCGTCCGCAGGACGATCAGCCGCAGGCTCCCCAGGCGGGGGCTTCAGCCCCCGGTCAGCCGCGGCCCCCTCTTCCCCCTCTGCCTCCGCCTGCGTCCGCAGGACGCTCGCCCGCAGGCCCAGCGCCTCGATGACGCTCTGCAACCCCATCGCCCCCCACAGCGCCGCCGCGAGCGTCCAGACGCTCAGCAGCCTGGAGAACCCGCCGGCCTGGCCCAGTTTCGGCACGCCCCAGTAAAGCAGCATGGCTGGAGGGCCAGCCATGGCGCCCCACAGGGCGAAGAGGGCGATCCCGCCGAACAGCCAGGCCGCGCCGCGCCGGGGCTTCAGGGCCAGGCCCGCCAGCCCGAGCAGCAGCGTGATTGCCCCCACGAACCCGCAGTGCTCGCTGTAGCTGATGCCGGCATAGTCGCCCGTGACGGGCGAGCCGAGGAAGTCGGGCGACAGCAGCGTCGCCAGTTCGAGCGCCTGCACAGCCCGCTGGCGGTGAAAGGCGAAGCCGGCGCTGGACGGCCCGCCGCTGCCGCGCGAGGAGTGCCGTCCCAACTCGAGCGTCGGCAGTAGTTGCGCCATCGCGAGCATGAGGCCCAGTCCGGCTGCCAGTGTGACCGCTCCGATCCGCCGTCCCCGTCGAGGCGTAGTGCGGGTGAGGAGGCGGACCAGGGCGTACAGGAAGGCGAAGATCCAGACATAGGCCGCGATCTGGAAGTGGCCGGCGAGGAGGGTCATGCCGAGGGCCGTGGCGAGCATCAGGGGGCCACAGCAGGAGGCAACGGCGTCCTCACCCCTACCCCTCTCCCTCGCGCGGCACGACTGCGCTCCGGACAGGGGAACGGCTCGGCCCCGCACGATCACCTCTATCCCCCACCACGCGAGGGGCAACCAGATGAGGCTGTTGGGGAGCGTCGGCAGCTCGATCCATGTCACCATGAACCCGCCGTAGCTGAACGCCAGCGCGGCGAAGAGCGCGGGCAGGACGGACAGGCGCCAGGCCCGGCCCAGGCCGAAGACGAACAGCCCGCCCAGGAAGTAGTGCAGCGCCGCTGACAGCCCCATGCCTAGCTTCGGGTGGACGATGAAGTATAGCCAGTTGGGCGGGTAGAACATGGCCGACTGCCCGTTGCCCACGAAGGGATAGCCGCAGAACTGGTACGGGTTCCACAGGGGCAGCTCGCCCGACTGCGCCGCCCGGTGCAGGAGCAGCCGCCAGGGGTAGAACTGGGCCATGCTGTCCCACAGGAGCGAATCCCACTGGCGCGTCTCGCTGCTCGCCTCGGCCACGGCTGACCACGGCAACATCTGCTTCTGGTAGATCGCCGCTACCGGCACCCGGCCGCCGACCACACAGTTGCCCCAGAAGGCGCACGCCAGGGCGGCGAGCAGGAGGATCGCCAGTCCGTCATGGCGCCGATTGTCCACACCGTGTCCGACCATCGTCGCTGCCGTCCCCGGGGCCCTGTCCCTGCTGCCCAGTACCTACTGTAAACAAAAAGCCGGCCATGGCCGGCTCCCGTCACGACGAAGTGGGCGCGGGAATCACGAGCGCCCGTCCAGCGTCTGGTGCACGCTTGGGGGGGCCGAGGCGCGGGCAGCCGCCCGTGGGCTGTAGCTCAGGGCGACGATGATGACCCCCAGACAGATGGCGCCCAGGCCGGCCATGCGCAGCGGCGGGACGTGCTCCCCCAGGAGCTTCCAGGACAGCACGGCCACGATGACATAGCTCAGCGCCACCATGGGGTAGGCGTAGCTCAGCTCCAGCCGCGACAGCGCAATCAGGTACAGCAGAGAACTCACGCCATAGCACAGGAAGCCGACGGTCACTTGCCACTGCGTGAAGATGGAGCGCAGGACGATCAGCGGCGGCGGCTTGTGGCCGAGCATGTTGATGCCGGTCTTGAGCGAGATCTGTCCGACCGCCCCCAGCAGGATGGCGACGATGAGCACGATCAGGGCGATAGTCATGGTGCGTTGCTTCGGCGAGAAGATAAGCCGATACCTCCCTCGGTGCTGGCAGGGCCAGAGGTGCTGTCAAAGGCACATGATAGCGAACGGCGGGCAGAAGTGCAAACCCCAGACGCCAAGGACGGCGCACCAGTCACGCCGTGACTGGTGCGCCGCGCGTGTTCCTGCGGGCGACCCTCGCGTGGCGCGGCGTGTCCTCACGCCGCCGGCGCGCGTCGGGACACGCGCGCCCACGCGACCGGGCCACTAGCCGATTAGCTCGTTGGCCTTGTCTACCGCGGAGGCGGCATCCGGGGCATAGCCGTCGGCGCCGATCTCGTCGGCATAGTTCTGCGTCACGGGCGCGCCACCGATCATGACCTTGACCTGGTCACGGACACCGGCCTCCTTGAGGGCCTCAATGGTGTCCTTCATGGAGGGCATGGTGGTGGTGAGCAGGGCCGAGAGGGCGATGACCTGGGCGCCCTGGTCCTTGACGGCCGCCACGAACTTCTCGGGCGCCACGTCTACCTCGAGGTCCAGCACTTCGTAGCCGCCGCCCTCGAGCATCATGGCGACGAGATTCTTGCCGATGTCGTGCAGGTCGCCCTTGACCGTGCCGATGGCCACGGTGCCGCGGGGCTGGATGCCGCTCTCGGCCAGCAGGGGCTTGATGATGTCCATGCCCGCGTGCATGGCGCGCGCAGCGATGAGCACTTCGGGGACGTAGAACTCGTTCTTCTTGAACTTGTCGCCCACGACGCTCATCCCGGCAATGAGACCCTCATTGATGATGGCCTCGGCGCTGGCGCCCTCATCTACGGCTGCCCTCGTCAGGTTGCCTACGGTGTCGCGGTCGCCGCGGATCACGGCTTCAGCAATGCCCTGCAGGTCTGCCATCGTACTGCCTCCCAGTCTTGGCGGTGGAGCCTATGGCCCCGGTTCCGCAGCTTTGCCTTGTATGCACAGGTACGGGCCCGTGTTTCCCTGCCGGGGCGCCCATACCTTCCGGCCCTACATGAATAGCATCGTCTCCATGAACATCTGCTGGAAGTCCGGCCGCTGGGCCAACTCCAGGTGCTCGGCCCGACGCGCGATCTCCTCGGCACGCCGACGCCACGGTAGACTGAGCAGCGCCAGCATCGCCCCCGCGCCGGCCGCATTGCCCACGCCCCGGATGAGCGTCGGGGACATTGGCGGCAGCAGCCCCATCCGGAGCGCGCTCTGTGGGCGCAGGTAGTTGCCGAAGGCCCCCGCCAGCAGCACTGCGGACAGGTCCTCCACCTTCAGGCCACATTCCCGCAGCAGCAATTCGACGGCCGCCCGCACCGCACCTTTCGCCAACTGCAGCTCGCGCACATCTTTCTGCGTAAAGTATACGCCGGCATGTGCCTCGGCGTCGCCGTCGGACGCCAGCAGTATTCGCCGCGTGTTGCCCTCCCCCTGCAACCGGGCAGCCAGAGCGGGGGCCAGATCCTGCTCCCGGTCTGGCGCTACCATGCGCCCCATTGCGTCCACCAGCCCCGCCTCCAGGCACACCGCCATGGCGTCAAACAGCCCCGAGCCGCACAGGCCCAGCGGGCGCTGGTCGTCAATCGTCGTGATCTGCAGGTCGCCATCGTGCAGGTCTACCGCCGAGATGGCGCCGGGCGCGGCCCTCATGCCGTGCTCGATCTGCGCGCCCTCAAAGGCCGGACCGGCCGCGCACGAGGCGCACACGAGCCGCTCGCCCGACCACAGGGCCACCTCGCCGTTGGTGCCGATGTCCACCGCCAGGACCGGACGGTCGCTGTCCATCATGCGCGTGGCCGTGATGACCCCCACGGTGTCCGCACCCACGTAGCCGGCAATGACCGGCAAGCACACCACGCGCCCCTGCGCGTTCATCTTCAGGCCCAGGCTGCCGGGGGTGACGGTGATGGCGTCGCTGGCAACCGGGATGTAGGGCGCCTGGGCGATGTGCCAGGGATCCAGACCCAGGAACAGGTGGTGCATGCAGGTGTTGCCCACCACCGTCATCTCGATGACCTGGTCGGCATGGCCGCCGGCGGCCGCCAGGGCCTGGCTAACAACCTGGTTCACGACACCGACCGCCTCGCTCTGCAGCCGGGACAGACCGCCAGGTTGGTTCGCGGCATAGTCGGTCCGGGAGATGACGTCGGCTCCGTGCTGGGCCTGCGGATTGTGGGCCGTGCCGGACCCGAGATGCTCGCCTGTCAGCAGGTCCACCAGGTACGCAACCACGGTGGTCGTGCCGATGTCCACCGCGACGCCGAGCGGGTGCTGGGCTTCATCGAGCGTCGCCACCCCCACCAACCGGTCGTCCAGCAGCGTGGCGGAGACCGTGAACTGCCCCTCGCGCAGCTCGCCAGGGAGATCGCGCAGGGCGGTCAGGGCCGCGTTGTCCAGCGACACAGCGGGAGCGAGGCCGTCCCTGAGGCGCACGAAGTCGGCGCGCTGGTCTTGCAGGGACGGTTCGGGGAGCGACACGGTGACTTGCCGCACTGCGGGCTCGGGGGTCACGCCCTCGAGCAACTCGTCCTCGAGCGGCTTGGCGATCACAAGCCGCTGCTCGGGGGCGACGGACACAACGATATCGCTGCGGACGCGGGCCATGCAGGCCAGACGCCAGCCGGTCTTCAGCTCGTCGGCCGAGAGGATGTTCCGCTCATGGCGGTCGGGAGGGAGACAGTGCCCTTGCTGAATCTGCACGCGGCATTTGCCGCAGCGTCCGTGGCCGCCACAGGGGGCGGCCAGGGGCACGCCGGCGGCGACCGCGGCGTTCAGCAAAAGCTCACCGGCGGGAACCATCACGGTTGCACCGCCGGGGGTGAAGGTGACTCGGATTTCGGGGCTGCTCACGGGTGTTCGCCTGCCGGAGGATGGAAGTCGGGCACGCAGTCGCGCCCGACGGGGTGTCGCTCAGCGATCAGTAGTACCGCAACTGGTTGGAGGCCTCGTCGGCCTCTTTGGACCCGGGTGCCAACTCCACGACCTTCTCGAACACGGGCTTGGCCTCCTCGAACATCCCCAGCATGGTCTGCAGCTTGCCCAGATCCAGCAGGTACTTGGCGCTGTCGGGCCTCAGGTCGCTGGCGCGTGTCAGGGCCTCGATAGCGTCGTCAAACTCACCGGTGTTCATCAGCGACAGCCCGATCCCCCACCACGCCTCAGCCTCGCCATCGTCAGCACTGACAATGGTCCGGTAGATCTCGAGCGCCTCATCGTACTGGCCGCTGATTCGGTTCTGGTGTGCCGTCTGTAGCTGCTCGTGGGCCGCCATCGGCTCCCTCCGGAGCTGACCTGGGAATAACACGCACAATGGAAGATGATGGCTTCGGCAAGCATAACCGGAAGCGGGGACCTAAAGCAAGCCCCTTCGCCGCAACTCAGCCATGCTCAGGCCGGCGACTCGACAGCGTGTCCTGAAGCGTCAGACGTGCGCCCCGCAGGTACTCGGAGCCGGGCATCACCCGCTTCCCCTCCGGTTGGACGGCCAACAACTCCACCGCTCCCGCACGTGCCGCCACGACGGGACCGCGTCCCGCCGTAGTGGGCAGTTCGAGGATCCGGCCCGGTTCACCTGCCCGGCCGGACACAACTCGAGCGGCCCGGATCAGCAGCCGCTGCCCCCGCACCGCCGTCGCCGCCCCCGGCCAGGGCGTCACCGCGCGGACCCGGTTGACGATTCGCGTTGCCTCCTGGTCCCAGTCAATCAGCCCGTCCTGCTTCGTCAGACGCGGGGCGAGGGTCGCCTGGCTCTCATCCTGGGGCTGGCGCGGCGCCGTGCCGGCCATGACCCGGGGGAGCCACTCGCGCACCAGCTCGCAGCCGAGTCCCGTCAGGCGCACCGTCAGCGAGCTGGCGTCGTCCTCCTCGGCGATCGGCAGACGGGCCTGGGCGACGATGTCACCGGCGTCGAGACGGTCGCTCATGTGCTGCAGCGTCACACCGGTCTCGGGCAGACCGGCCAACAGG of bacterium contains these proteins:
- a CDS encoding YfhO family protein, encoding MVGHGVDNRRHDGLAILLLAALACAFWGNCVVGGRVPVAAIYQKQMLPWSAVAEASSETRQWDSLLWDSMAQFYPWRLLLHRAAQSGELPLWNPYQFCGYPFVGNGQSAMFYPPNWLYFIVHPKLGMGLSAALHYFLGGLFVFGLGRAWRLSVLPALFAALAFSYGGFMVTWIELPTLPNSLIWLPLAWWGIEVIVRGRAVPLSGAQSCRARERGRGEDAVASCCGPLMLATALGMTLLAGHFQIAAYVWIFAFLYALVRLLTRTTPRRGRRIGAVTLAAGLGLMLAMAQLLPTLELGRHSSRGSGGPSSAGFAFHRQRAVQALELATLLSPDFLGSPVTGDYAGISYSEHCGFVGAITLLLGLAGLALKPRRGAAWLFGGIALFALWGAMAGPPAMLLYWGVPKLGQAGGFSRLLSVWTLAAALWGAMGLQSVIEALGLRASVLRTQAEAEGEEGAAADRGLKPPPGEPAADRPADGRLSTAVAVVALALLLVQVLPWAYHFNPRARAEDVYPETELIGQLRQHLGSDRYVAINDRQAWGLTKVPANVILPPNAATVYGLRCVDGYDSLFPARYREVAAGYEGADPSPLSNGNMLLLGKSTHWMGRAATLAVQAESASVGEWFHTVWRGEGCAIISLRFPLSRLPALLPMTPISWSTPVAASGDRLNASRILLPPLQTDAAVLVPDALNRQWSAWTEGRRPAEIRPGVPSRTTASVVVGAGTRTLDLVYFPTSVVCGLFVSLLALAAMVGLAAFWRGGGARG
- a CDS encoding EamA family transporter, which encodes MTIALIVLIVAILLGAVGQISLKTGINMLGHKPPPLIVLRSIFTQWQVTVGFLCYGVSSLLYLIALSRLELSYAYPMVALSYVIVAVLSWKLLGEHVPPLRMAGLGAICLGVIIVALSYSPRAAARASAPPSVHQTLDGRS
- a CDS encoding corrinoid protein, producing MADLQGIAEAVIRGDRDTVGNLTRAAVDEGASAEAIINEGLIAGMSVVGDKFKKNEFYVPEVLIAARAMHAGMDIIKPLLAESGIQPRGTVAIGTVKGDLHDIGKNLVAMMLEGGGYEVLDLEVDVAPEKFVAAVKDQGAQVIALSALLTTTMPSMKDTIEALKEAGVRDQVKVMIGGAPVTQNYADEIGADGYAPDAASAVDKANELIG
- a CDS encoding ASKHA domain-containing protein, which gives rise to MSSPEIRVTFTPGGATVMVPAGELLLNAAVAAGVPLAAPCGGHGRCGKCRVQIQQGHCLPPDRHERNILSADELKTGWRLACMARVRSDIVVSVAPEQRLVIAKPLEDELLEGVTPEPAVRQVTVSLPEPSLQDQRADFVRLRDGLAPAVSLDNAALTALRDLPGELREGQFTVSATLLDDRLVGVATLDEAQHPLGVAVDIGTTTVVAYLVDLLTGEHLGSGTAHNPQAQHGADVISRTDYAANQPGGLSRLQSEAVGVVNQVVSQALAAAGGHADQVIEMTVVGNTCMHHLFLGLDPWHIAQAPYIPVASDAITVTPGSLGLKMNAQGRVVCLPVIAGYVGADTVGVITATRMMDSDRPVLAVDIGTNGEVALWSGERLVCASCAAGPAFEGAQIEHGMRAAPGAISAVDLHDGDLQITTIDDQRPLGLCGSGLFDAMAVCLEAGLVDAMGRMVAPDREQDLAPALAARLQGEGNTRRILLASDGDAEAHAGVYFTQKDVRELQLAKGAVRAAVELLLRECGLKVEDLSAVLLAGAFGNYLRPQSALRMGLLPPMSPTLIRGVGNAAGAGAMLALLSLPWRRRAEEIARRAEHLELAQRPDFQQMFMETMLFM
- a CDS encoding tetratricopeptide repeat protein gives rise to the protein MAAHEQLQTAHQNRISGQYDEALEIYRTIVSADDGEAEAWWGIGLSLMNTGEFDDAIEALTRASDLRPDSAKYLLDLGKLQTMLGMFEEAKPVFEKVVELAPGSKEADEASNQLRYY
- the fmt gene encoding methionyl-tRNA formyltransferase, which gives rise to MKVVFFGTPQCAVPYLQAIQDAGGEIVSVVTQPDRPRGRSDRLCPSPVKAEAVGLQLCLLQPESCRDPQLIADLRELAPDIALVVAFGQILCPELLAVPRVAALNVHYSLLPAFRGAAPVQHALLAGLPETGVTLQHMSDRLDAGDIVAQARLPIAEEDDASSLTVRLTGLGCELVREWLPRVMAGTAPRQPQDESQATLAPRLTKQDGLIDWDQEATRIVNRVRAVTPWPGAATAVRGQRLLIRAARVVSGRAGEPGRILELPTTAGRGPVVAARAGAVELLAVQPEGKRVMPGSEYLRGARLTLQDTLSSRRPEHG